A single Arcobacter sp. FWKO B DNA region contains:
- a CDS encoding DnaJ C-terminal domain-containing protein, which translates to MSKSLYETLEINENATADEIKKAYRKLARKYHPDVNKDTGAEDKFKEINAAYEVLSDPQKKAQYDQYGDNMFGGQNFHDFARGQSGAGIDLDEILRSVFGGGGGFGSRGFGAGGFREANFNGFGGFGGAEHMDLDLETQITIPFNVAVLGGKHHISLRDGTSFDVKIPEGIKDGQKIRAKEKGRKVGSRVGDLIIKINIAPSDEYTRDGSDLIKNFDVSLKDAMFGGKVEITTLHKTISLKVPQNTKQGQKFRVKELGILDKQRGQKGDLYLKANIVLPKIENIDKDLLELMEAKLPKE; encoded by the coding sequence ATGTCAAAAAGTTTATATGAAACACTAGAAATAAATGAAAATGCAACAGCTGATGAGATTAAAAAAGCTTATAGAAAATTAGCTAGAAAGTATCATCCTGATGTAAATAAGGATACTGGAGCTGAAGATAAGTTCAAAGAAATTAATGCAGCTTATGAAGTTCTTAGTGATCCACAAAAAAAAGCTCAATATGATCAATATGGAGACAATATGTTTGGAGGGCAAAATTTTCATGATTTTGCAAGAGGACAAAGTGGAGCTGGTATTGATCTAGATGAGATATTAAGATCAGTTTTTGGTGGCGGTGGTGGCTTTGGCTCAAGAGGTTTTGGTGCTGGGGGTTTTAGAGAAGCTAATTTTAATGGATTTGGTGGATTTGGTGGTGCTGAACATATGGATCTTGATTTGGAAACACAAATTACAATACCATTTAATGTGGCAGTACTTGGTGGAAAACATCATATAAGTCTAAGGGATGGAACATCATTTGATGTAAAAATACCTGAGGGGATAAAAGATGGACAGAAAATTAGAGCAAAAGAAAAGGGAAGAAAAGTAGGCTCTCGAGTAGGAGATTTGATTATAAAAATTAATATTGCCCCTAGTGATGAATATACTCGCGATGGAAGTGATTTGATTAAAAATTTTGATGTTAGTTTAAAAGATGCGATGTTTGGTGGAAAAGTTGAAATTACAACATTACATAAAACTATATCATTAAAAGTTCCTCAAAATACTAAACAAGGACAAAAATTTCGTGTAAAAGAGCTCGGAATTCTTGATAAACAACGAGGACAAAAAGGTGATTTATATCTAAAAGCAAATATCGTATTACCAAAAATAGAGAATATTGACAAAGATTTATTAGAGCTTATGGAAGCAAAACTACCTAAGGAGTAA
- a CDS encoding heat shock protein transcriptional repressor HspR, producing the protein MQNSYYEPVYLISAVAEILSIHPQTLRQYEREGLIKPSRTNGRIRLYSQHDIENIKIVLKLTRELGVNLSGVEIILELKEQISSLEEELKFYKNKLKEANKFGVVPSNKALVVKKSLYDIVIFEE; encoded by the coding sequence ATGCAAAATAGTTACTATGAGCCAGTTTATTTGATTAGTGCAGTTGCTGAGATTTTAAGTATTCATCCCCAAACTTTAAGGCAGTATGAAAGGGAGGGCTTAATAAAGCCTTCTAGAACAAATGGCAGAATAAGGTTATATTCTCAGCATGATATTGAAAATATTAAAATAGTTTTAAAACTTACAAGAGAACTGGGTGTTAATTTATCTGGTGTTGAGATTATTTTAGAGTTGAAAGAGCAAATATCTTCTTTGGAAGAAGAGTTAAAATTTTATAAAAATAAACTAAAAGAAGCAAATAAATTTGGAGTAGTACCATCAAATAAGGCTTTGGTTGTTAAAAAAAGTTTATATGATATAGTAATTTTTGAAGAGTAA
- the der gene encoding ribosome biogenesis GTPase Der produces MELKKIALIGQPNVGKSSLFNRILKKRVAIVSDVSGTTRDIRKQEISIFDRPALLLDTGGIDETNDAIFSNVKKMSVETAKMADIILFMVDGKKLPDDKDKELFYELQKLGITLALVINKIDNDKEMERVWEFFEFGVPSDRVFPISVSHNRGTRKLLEWLEAQLPEPEDSQEYRDEDDFEYEEDDDIALEDLLEEEENPSKKEQVIDEEVRVAIIGRPNVGKSSILNALVGYERSVVSNVAGTTIDPVDETVTYKDKKVTFVDTAGLRRRGRIEGIEKFALMRTNEMLENANTALLILDASAPLADLDEKIAGLVDKFALGVIIVLNKWDENMDTYEKIVAEVRRRFKFLHYAPIIAVSAKTKRSIDKLKDKIIQVHENFSQRIPTSKLNTIINEAIIRHSLPSPNGRLLRIYYSTQYKTQPPTIALIMNRPSLLHFSYKRYLINTLRENLNFEGVPIHLVARSRSGNENENDDE; encoded by the coding sequence ATGGAACTAAAAAAAATTGCTCTCATTGGGCAACCAAATGTCGGTAAAAGCTCGTTATTTAACAGAATACTCAAAAAAAGAGTAGCTATTGTTAGTGATGTAAGTGGAACAACAAGAGATATAAGAAAACAAGAAATCAGCATATTCGATAGACCTGCACTTTTGCTTGATACTGGTGGAATAGATGAAACAAATGATGCAATATTTTCAAATGTAAAAAAAATGTCAGTAGAAACTGCTAAGATGGCAGATATTATATTATTTATGGTGGATGGGAAAAAACTCCCTGATGATAAAGATAAAGAATTATTTTATGAATTACAAAAACTAGGTATTACACTAGCACTTGTAATCAATAAAATTGACAATGATAAAGAAATGGAAAGAGTTTGGGAATTTTTTGAATTTGGAGTTCCTAGTGATAGAGTATTTCCTATTTCTGTATCACATAATCGTGGAACTAGAAAACTTCTTGAATGGTTAGAGGCTCAACTACCAGAACCAGAAGACTCACAAGAATATCGAGATGAAGATGATTTTGAGTATGAAGAAGATGATGATATTGCTCTAGAGGATTTATTAGAAGAAGAGGAAAATCCATCTAAAAAAGAACAAGTTATCGATGAAGAGGTAAGAGTAGCAATAATTGGTAGACCAAATGTAGGTAAAAGCTCTATTTTAAATGCTCTAGTAGGATATGAAAGATCGGTAGTAAGTAATGTAGCGGGGACAACCATAGACCCAGTAGATGAAACAGTAACATACAAAGACAAAAAAGTTACTTTTGTAGATACTGCTGGTCTTAGAAGAAGAGGAAGAATAGAAGGTATTGAGAAGTTTGCCCTTATGAGAACAAATGAGATGCTTGAAAATGCAAATACTGCACTTTTAATACTTGATGCTAGTGCCCCACTAGCTGATTTGGATGAAAAAATAGCTGGTCTTGTGGATAAATTTGCTCTTGGTGTAATTATAGTTCTAAATAAATGGGATGAAAATATGGATACTTATGAAAAAATAGTTGCCGAAGTAAGAAGAAGATTCAAATTCTTACACTATGCCCCAATCATAGCAGTATCAGCAAAAACAAAAAGAAGTATAGATAAATTAAAAGATAAAATCATACAAGTACATGAAAACTTTTCACAAAGAATACCTACTTCAAAACTAAATACTATAATCAATGAAGCTATTATAAGACACTCATTACCTAGTCCTAATGGAAGATTGCTAAGAATTTATTATTCAACACAATATAAAACTCAGCCACCTACTATTGCACTTATTATGAATCGCCCTAGCTTATTGCATTTTAGCTACAAAAGATATTTGATAAATACACTAAGAGAAAATCTAAATTTTGAAGGTGTACCTATACACCTAGTAGCTAGAAGTAGAAGTGGGAATGAAAACGAAAATGACGACGAATAG
- a CDS encoding DMT family transporter, giving the protein MDADVKKGIYYMLFASFLFAFMGAFAKELSNSMSSVEVVFFRNLFGVIAIGYILYKSPIKHIGGKPFLLFFRGFIGFCALLMFFYNIANISLAEAMTFSKTSPIFTAILAYFILKEKLNFYAWCGVFIGFVGIMFITSFNPLTLSKTDWLGILSGLGAAMAYTSIRELKNYYDTKAIVFSFMAVGTVGPLILMLIGNFYHSSFWDFAIAPFVMPSGMDWVYIGLLGLFSTYAQVYMTKAYSSTKAGIIGTISYTNIIFSIILGMFLGDSFPSFMVSFGIVLIILSGVLVATNSSIKS; this is encoded by the coding sequence TTGGACGCAGATGTAAAAAAAGGTATTTATTACATGTTGTTTGCATCATTTTTATTTGCTTTTATGGGCGCTTTTGCAAAAGAGTTAAGCAATTCGATGAGTTCAGTGGAAGTTGTATTTTTTAGAAATCTTTTTGGTGTGATAGCCATAGGGTATATTTTGTATAAATCACCTATCAAACACATAGGTGGTAAACCTTTTTTACTATTTTTTAGAGGTTTTATTGGATTTTGTGCGTTATTGATGTTTTTTTATAATATTGCTAATATCTCACTAGCTGAAGCTATGACATTTTCTAAAACTTCTCCTATATTTACAGCTATTTTAGCCTACTTTATACTAAAAGAAAAACTAAATTTTTATGCTTGGTGTGGTGTATTTATAGGTTTTGTTGGAATTATGTTTATTACTAGTTTTAACCCCTTGACACTAAGCAAAACAGATTGGTTAGGGATTTTAAGTGGTCTAGGTGCTGCTATGGCTTATACTAGTATAAGAGAGCTAAAAAACTATTATGATACTAAAGCTATTGTATTTTCATTTATGGCTGTTGGTACAGTTGGTCCACTTATTTTGATGTTGATAGGTAATTTTTATCATAGTAGTTTTTGGGATTTTGCAATAGCACCTTTTGTTATGCCCAGTGGAATGGATTGGGTTTATATTGGACTTTTGGGACTTTTTTCTACATATGCTCAAGTTTATATGACTAAAGCATATTCATCCACAAAGGCTGGAATAATTGGTACTATTAGTTACACCAATATAATTTTTTCTATCATTTTAGGTATGTTTTTAGGGGATAGTTTCCCATCGTTTATGGTAAGTTTTGGTATAGTATTGATTATTTTAAGTGGGGTTTTAGTAGCTACTAATAGTTCGATTAAGTCGTGA
- a CDS encoding FMN-binding glutamate synthase family protein, with the protein MIWFLVIVLILFLWFVYDKYIQRSHQLLKNYPVIGRLRYVFEELREPLRQYFGDEKFYESKDKLDWVYKAAKDLPNYASFAPAQPIPKPKFMLKHANLVYNDDEVSDDFSIIFGENRKIPYVSKSIIARSAMSDGAISPEGTRAFVKGAFFGGFAINSGEGSITSNFFITHVDYNDCYMEIVEGNKFQQNVFLILKKLVNGNFAADVYRKMVFKGSIVGETYVYDAKTKRFHRPNWNAPLENFPKEVPSDMPDIIWQISSSLNGCRDKDGKFDPIRYQKVMSFCRMTEIKISQGAKQTGGKLTANKVSEAIAYYRGIEPHKDFFAPNRFPYANSTEELLDFVGELQNLSGKPVGIKIVISDYENIEPIAKEIKRRIDSGDNRYPDFISIDGGSGGSATAPIEMMERIGLNIKDSVYLVDKVLRKYNIRDKVKISASGKILTPDDVILTLAIGADYIQIGRGFMMSAGCIRARYCSGTTGRNCPVGLATQDKSLRSKYLVYKHADHIKNYHKNILKSMKTLLAVMGLKHYKELSKKNLMFLDSNSRVHDDIDKVFERKLDLEN; encoded by the coding sequence TTGATTTGGTTTTTAGTTATAGTTTTAATACTTTTTTTATGGTTTGTGTATGATAAATATATACAAAGAAGTCACCAGCTTTTAAAGAATTATCCAGTTATTGGAAGGCTTAGGTATGTTTTTGAAGAACTTAGAGAACCACTTAGACAATATTTTGGTGATGAGAAATTTTATGAATCAAAAGACAAGCTTGATTGGGTATATAAAGCAGCAAAAGATTTGCCTAATTATGCCTCTTTTGCACCAGCCCAACCAATACCAAAACCAAAATTTATGCTCAAACACGCTAATTTGGTCTACAATGACGATGAAGTAAGTGATGACTTTAGTATCATATTTGGAGAAAATAGAAAAATCCCATATGTATCCAAATCCATCATAGCAAGGTCAGCTATGAGTGATGGAGCTATTTCACCAGAAGGAACAAGAGCTTTTGTTAAAGGGGCTTTTTTTGGTGGTTTTGCTATCAATAGTGGTGAGGGTTCGATAACATCAAACTTTTTTATAACTCATGTAGATTATAATGATTGTTATATGGAGATAGTTGAAGGGAATAAATTTCAGCAAAATGTTTTTTTGATATTAAAAAAACTTGTCAATGGTAACTTTGCAGCGGATGTTTATAGAAAAATGGTTTTCAAAGGCTCAATAGTCGGTGAAACTTATGTGTATGATGCAAAAACAAAGAGATTTCATAGACCAAATTGGAATGCACCACTAGAAAATTTCCCAAAAGAAGTGCCATCTGATATGCCAGATATTATATGGCAAATAAGCTCATCACTTAATGGCTGTAGAGACAAAGATGGTAAGTTTGACCCAATAAGATACCAAAAAGTTATGAGTTTTTGTCGTATGACTGAGATAAAAATATCTCAAGGGGCAAAACAAACTGGTGGAAAACTAACTGCCAATAAAGTAAGTGAAGCAATAGCATATTATAGAGGGATAGAACCTCATAAAGATTTCTTTGCACCAAATCGTTTTCCATATGCAAATAGCACAGAAGAGTTGCTTGATTTTGTAGGGGAGCTTCAAAATTTGAGTGGTAAGCCTGTAGGTATAAAGATTGTAATATCTGATTATGAAAATATAGAGCCTATTGCAAAAGAGATTAAAAGACGAATAGATAGTGGTGATAATAGATACCCTGATTTTATCTCTATTGATGGTGGAAGTGGAGGAAGTGCAACTGCACCGATAGAGATGATGGAAAGAATAGGGCTAAATATAAAAGATAGTGTTTATTTGGTAGATAAAGTATTAAGAAAGTATAATATCAGAGATAAAGTCAAAATAAGTGCTAGTGGAAAGATACTAACTCCTGATGATGTGATTTTGACCCTTGCAATAGGTGCTGATTATATTCAAATAGGAAGAGGTTTTATGATGAGTGCAGGGTGTATTAGGGCTAGATATTGTAGTGGTACGACTGGGCGTAATTGTCCTGTGGGACTAGCTACTCAAGATAAGTCTTTAAGAAGTAAGTATCTTGTGTATAAACACGCTGATCATATAAAAAACTATCATAAAAATATACTAAAAAGTATGAAGACATTGCTTGCAGTTATGGGTCTGAAGCATTATAAAGAACTTAGCAAAAAAAATCTTATGTTTTTGGATTCTAATAGTAGGGTGCATGATGATATTGATAAAGTATTTGAGAGAAAGTTGGATTTGGAGAATTAG
- the kdsA gene encoding 3-deoxy-8-phosphooctulonate synthase: protein MEKLIIIAGPCVIESKENIFKIAEGLKKLSQDERVDFYFKASFDKANRTSIDSFRGPGLEEGMKILAEVKKEFGYKIVTDVHESCQVEPVAKVADVVQIPAFLCRQTDLLVAAGKTNAKVNIKKGQFLAAASMKHPVAKVLQTRGEKTVSYENSKKNGVWLCERGNTFGYGALVVDMKNLIAMREYAPVLFDATHSAQVPSTGETTGGNSAIVPSLARAAAAVGVDGFFFETHFNPACALSDGPNMLTLEDLYKTIEEIFAIKTALNN, encoded by the coding sequence ATGGAAAAATTAATAATTATAGCTGGTCCTTGTGTGATAGAGAGTAAGGAAAATATTTTTAAGATAGCAGAGGGTTTAAAAAAGTTAAGCCAAGATGAAAGGGTTGATTTTTATTTCAAGGCAAGTTTTGATAAGGCTAATCGAACTAGCATTGATAGCTTTCGTGGTCCTGGGCTTGAAGAGGGGATGAAAATACTTGCTGAAGTAAAAAAAGAGTTTGGGTATAAAATTGTGACTGATGTTCATGAGTCTTGTCAGGTAGAACCTGTGGCAAAAGTGGCTGATGTGGTGCAAATTCCTGCGTTTTTGTGTAGACAAACTGATTTACTTGTAGCTGCTGGTAAAACAAATGCAAAAGTAAATATAAAAAAAGGACAATTTTTAGCAGCTGCTAGTATGAAACACCCCGTGGCAAAAGTACTTCAAACAAGAGGTGAAAAAACTGTAAGCTATGAAAATAGCAAAAAAAATGGTGTATGGCTTTGTGAAAGAGGAAATACTTTTGGATACGGTGCTTTGGTTGTGGATATGAAAAACTTAATCGCTATGAGAGAATATGCACCAGTATTATTTGATGCTACACATTCAGCTCAAGTACCAAGTACAGGTGAAACAACGGGGGGAAATAGTGCTATAGTACCATCATTAGCTAGGGCAGCTGCAGCTGTAGGAGTAGATGGGTTTTTCTTCGAGACACATTTTAATCCAGCTTGTGCACTAAGTGATGGACCAAATATGCTCACACTTGAAGATTTATATAAAACTATAGAAGAAATTTTTGCTATTAAAACAGCATTAAACAATTGA
- the ribH gene encoding 6,7-dimethyl-8-ribityllumazine synthase, whose product MNIIEGKLRLEGNEKVAIINGRFNHIITDRLVEGAKDAFIRHGGDEKNLDLILVPGAFEIPMALKKALQSGKYDAVCCVGAVIRGSTPHFDYVAAEATKGIAGVALEFGKPVSNGVLTTDTIEQAIERAGSKAGNKGAEAMTVIIEMLSLYSSMGVK is encoded by the coding sequence ATGAATATAATTGAAGGAAAGTTAAGACTTGAAGGCAATGAGAAAGTTGCTATAATAAACGGAAGATTTAACCATATTATTACAGATAGATTGGTTGAGGGTGCAAAAGATGCATTTATAAGACATGGTGGAGATGAGAAAAATCTTGATTTGATACTAGTTCCAGGTGCATTCGAAATACCAATGGCACTTAAAAAAGCTTTACAATCAGGTAAATATGACGCAGTATGCTGTGTTGGTGCTGTTATTAGAGGAAGTACTCCGCATTTTGATTATGTTGCAGCTGAAGCAACAAAAGGGATAGCTGGTGTTGCTTTAGAATTTGGTAAGCCTGTATCAAATGGTGTACTTACAACTGATACGATAGAACAAGCAATAGAAAGAGCTGGAAGCAAAGCTGGAAACAAAGGTGCTGAAGCTATGACAGTAATCATAGAGATGTTGAGTTTATATAGTTCTATGGGTGTGAAATAA
- the nusB gene encoding transcription antitermination factor NusB, translating into MATRTQARESIVGLLYAYDLGNVNISKFSDEILEDKKIRNKQKDFANALFKGVIENLDAIDKEIEEHLTKNNIDALGSVEKAILRLAVYEILFSGLDKPVIINEAVEIAKKLASDNAPRLINGVLDSIMNKAK; encoded by the coding sequence ATGGCAACTAGAACACAAGCAAGAGAGTCAATAGTTGGGCTTTTGTACGCTTATGATTTGGGAAATGTAAATATTTCAAAATTTAGTGATGAGATACTTGAAGACAAAAAAATCAGAAATAAACAAAAAGATTTTGCAAACGCACTTTTTAAAGGTGTAATTGAAAATCTTGATGCAATAGACAAAGAGATTGAAGAACACCTTACAAAAAACAATATTGATGCTCTTGGAAGTGTTGAGAAAGCAATTTTAAGACTTGCTGTTTATGAGATACTTTTTAGTGGTTTGGATAAGCCTGTAATTATAAATGAAGCAGTTGAAATAGCTAAAAAACTAGCAAGTGATAATGCACCTAGACTTATCAATGGTGTACTTGACAGCATTATGAACAAGGCAAAATAA
- the pyrF gene encoding orotidine-5'-phosphate decarboxylase, with product MKLCVALDLDKREENLKIIKNIKDFDVWLKVGLRSYIRDGQDFLKEIKQINPNFKIFLDLKLYDIPNTTADAAFEVAQLGVDMFNIHASAGKEAMHAVMKRLQDMDNRPKVLAVTALTSFDEVGFRDVYNQDLTQTAIKFAKDTYACGLDGVVSSVYESKAIKNATSNEFITLTPGIRPFSEDSGDQKRVADINMAKENLVDFIVVGRPIYKSDDPKGVVERILENI from the coding sequence ATGAAACTATGTGTTGCACTTGATCTTGACAAAAGAGAAGAAAACTTAAAAATCATAAAAAATATAAAAGATTTTGATGTTTGGCTAAAAGTTGGATTAAGATCATATATTAGAGATGGACAAGATTTTTTAAAAGAGATCAAACAAATTAATCCAAATTTTAAGATATTTTTAGATCTTAAACTTTACGATATACCAAATACAACTGCTGATGCGGCTTTTGAGGTAGCTCAACTTGGTGTAGATATGTTTAACATTCATGCAAGTGCTGGTAAAGAGGCAATGCATGCTGTGATGAAAAGATTACAAGATATGGATAATCGTCCAAAAGTTTTGGCGGTTACTGCTCTTACAAGCTTTGATGAAGTAGGGTTTAGAGATGTATATAATCAAGACTTAACTCAAACTGCTATCAAATTTGCAAAAGATACATATGCGTGTGGACTTGATGGTGTTGTGAGTTCTGTTTATGAAAGTAAAGCTATTAAAAATGCTACAAGTAATGAATTTATAACTTTAACTCCTGGAATTAGACCTTTTAGTGAAGATAGCGGTGATCAAAAAAGAGTAGCCGATATAAATATGGCAAAAGAAAACCTAGTAGATTTTATCGTAGTGGGGCGACCTATATATAAAAGTGATGACCCTAAAGGTGTAGTGGAAAGAATTTTAGAAAATATCTAA
- a CDS encoding response regulator: MTKTEIKKVIKNFDVLFVDDEEFVLNTMKETLPILFKSAYFADNGLDAIKMCKDCNIDFVITDISMPKMNGITMVQNIKEFLDDIKVIFVSGHNESEYIDVIRELQSSLIVKPINSTDLYKALEEVIQKHNLAE, from the coding sequence ATGACAAAAACTGAAATTAAAAAAGTTATCAAAAACTTTGATGTGTTGTTCGTCGATGATGAAGAGTTTGTACTAAACACAATGAAAGAAACTTTACCAATATTGTTCAAAAGTGCTTATTTTGCAGACAATGGACTTGATGCTATTAAGATGTGTAAAGATTGTAATATTGATTTTGTTATTACAGATATAAGTATGCCAAAAATGAATGGTATAACGATGGTACAAAATATAAAAGAGTTTTTAGATGATATAAAAGTAATTTTCGTAAGTGGGCATAATGAGTCAGAGTATATCGATGTTATAAGAGAACTACAAAGTTCACTTATAGTAAAACCAATCAACTCAACAGACCTCTATAAAGCTTTGGAAGAAGTAATACAAAAACATAATCTTGCAGAATAA